From a single Solanum dulcamara chromosome 4, daSolDulc1.2, whole genome shotgun sequence genomic region:
- the LOC129887720 gene encoding protein LEAD-SENSITIVE 1, with amino-acid sequence MGLLSNRIDRSSLKPGDHIYSWRTAYIYAHHGIYVGDNKVIHFTRRGQEVGTGTVLDHILVSSIPNRSTVPCTVCTPPADGHGVVSSCLDCFLAGGILYRFEYAVTPAIFLAKARGGTCTLAVSDPDDIVVHRANYLLTNGFGLYNVFKNNCEDFAIYCKTGLLVVDQSTMGQSGQAVSIIGGPLAAVMSTPLRLVTTNVYGMVATAVGVYCASRYAADIGMRSDVMKVSVEDLTTRLTTGLLQVVEPSLVVLPPTVC; translated from the exons ATGGGGTTGCTTTCTAATAG AATTGATAGAAGCAGCCTCAAACCTGGAGATCATATTTATTCTTGGCGCACTGCTTATATATATGCCCATCATG GTATCTATGTTGGGGATAATAAAGTCATTCACTTCACAAGACGTGGTCAAGAAGTAGGAACTGGGACTGTTTTGGATCATATCTTGGTAAGCTCAATTCCAAATCGATCTACTGTTCCTTGTACCGTTTGCACCCCACCAGCAGATGGTCACGGAGTAGTCTCGTCATGTTTGGACTGCTTTCTTGCTGGAGGTATCCTCTATCGCTTTGAATATGCTGTAACTCCCGCTATCTTCCTTGCAAAAGCTCGTGGAGGAACATGCACCCTTGCAGTCTCGGATCCAGATGACATTGTGGTCCATCGAGCAAACTACCTCCTTACTAATGGCTTTGGACTGTACAATGTGTTCAAGAACAACTGTGAGGACTTTGCCATCTATTGTAAGACAGGACTGCTCGTGGTAGATCAGAGTACAATGGGACAAAGTGGACAAGCAGTGTCTATAATCGGTGGACCACTTGCGGCTGTTATGTCAACACCACTACGTCTCGTCACCACCAATGTATATGGAATGGTGGCAACAGCTGTTGGAGTCTATTGTGCCAGTCGCTATGCAGCTGATATTGGAATGCGGAGTGATGTGATGAAAGTATCTGTGGAAGATCTAACAACGAGGCTTACAACTGgcttgttgcaggttgttgaaCCAAGCCTCGTAGTTTTGCCACCTACCGTTTGCTAG
- the LOC129887721 gene encoding digalactosyldiacylglycerol synthase 1, chloroplastic-like → MMNFKPPDTKTTSSSTAEKAFSLISKGWEEVRSSADADLQLIRNRAKELENFLNSASKSPFIVPTITATATTTAPREIDFVKKLRRVYSSPDFNWAPKGKLRIDLSGIKNAIVTETEDEKLGKWRRERFKDEGQFRELNNWEPIRAFRNRIKELEVELKSPSSSSPVEIFEGIKNSEFMEKVKSSFKSICKEPEESKGVPPLDVPELLAYLVRQSSPFLDQIGIRRDISNKIVESLCSKRRNKLLLRALPEGDSSLIEGDNLNDELDLRIASVLQSTGHHYEGGFWSDSTKQNVSDGKRHVAIVTTASLPWMTGTAVNPLFRAAYLAKSEKQNVTLLVPWLCKSDQELVYPNNLTFSSPEEQELYIRNWLEERVGFKTDFKISFYPGKFSKERRSILPAGDTTQFIPSRDADIAILEEPEHLNWYHHGKRWTDKFNHVVGIVHTNYLEYIKREKNGALQAFLVKHVNNWVTRAHCDKVLRLSAATQDLPRSVVCNVHGVNPKFLKIGEKMAAERQSGQQVFSKGAYFLGKMVWAKGYRELIDLLAKHKSDLDGFNMDVFGNGEDAHEVQTTARTLNLNVNFMKGRDHADDSLHSYKVFINPSISDVLCTATAEALAMGKFVVCADHPSNEFFRAFPNCLTYKTSEDFVAKVKEAMTGEPQPLTPEEQYKLSWEAATQRFMEYSDLDKVLTSEKGGDRRKSWKGIGKSVSMPNLGGMVDGSLAFAQYCLTGNEFVRMCSGAIPGTRDYDKQHCEDLHLLPPQVESPIYGW, encoded by the exons ATGATGAATTTCAAGCCGCCGGACACCAAAACGACGTCGTCTTCTACGGCGGAGAAAGCCTTCTCGTTGATATCTAAAGGCTGGGAAGAAGTACGTTCTTCTGCCGACGCGGATCTACAACTCATCAGAAATCGAGCTAAGGAACTCGAGAATTTCCTAAATTCAGCTTCGAAATCACCCTTCATTGTACCAACAATTACAGCTACTGCAACTACGACTGCTCCCAGAGAGATCGACTTCGTTAAGAAGCTCCGTAGAGTTTATTCGTCGCCGGACTTTAATTGGGCTCCGAAAGGGAAACTTCGAATTGATTTGTCGGGAATTAAGAATGCAATTGTGACGGAAACGGAAGATGAGAAATTGGGGAAATGGAGGAGAGAGAGGTTTAAGGATGAAGGGCAATTTAGGGAATTGAATAATTGGGAGCCAATTAGGGCTTTTAGGAATCGGATTAAGGAGCTGGAGGTAGAGCTCAAGAGTCCGAGTTCGTCGTCGCCGGTGGAGATTTTTGAAGGGATTAAGAATAGTGAATTTATGGAGAAAGTAAAATCCAGCTTT AAATCAATTTGCAAGGAACCAGAAGAGTCGAAG GGAGTTCCGCCACTGGATGTGCCAGAGTTGTTAGCATATTTGGTTAGACAGTCGAGCccatttttggatcaaattggCATAAGAAGAG ATATCTCCAATAAGATCGTAGAGAGTTTATGCAGCAAACGGCGGAACAAACTTTTATTACGTGCTTTACCTGAAGGAGATTCTTCCCTGATTGAAGGCGATAATCTTAATGATGAACTAGATTTACGAATTGCCAGTGTACTACAGAGTACTGGTCATCattatgaaggtgggttctggAGTGATTCTACAAAGCAGAATGTATCAGATGGTAAAAGACATGTAGCTATAGTCACAACTGCTAGCCTTCCTTGGATGACAGGAACAGCTGTCAATCCTCTCTTCCGAGCAGCTTATTTGGCCAAGTCTGAAAAGCAGAATGTTACACTCTTGGTTCCATGGCTATGTAAATCTGACCAAGAACTAGTTTATCCAAACAATCTTACATTTAGTTCACCAGAAGAGCAAGAGCTCTACATACGGAATTGGCTTGAGGAAAGAGTCGGTTTCAAGACCGATTTCAAGATCTCGTTTTATCCTGGAAAG TTCTCCAAGGAAAGGCGAAGTATACTACCAGCTGGAGATACTACTCAGTTTATCCCATCAAGGGACGCTGACATTGCAATCTTAGAGGAGCCAGAACATCTAAATTGGTACCACCATGGCAAACGTTGGACTGATAAGTTTAACCATGTTGTTGGTATTGTTCACACAAATTATTTGGAGTATATCAAACGAGAGAAGAATGGGGCTCTTCAAGCTTTCCTTGTGAAACACGTAAATAATTGGGTCACTAGAGCACATTGTGACAAg GTGCTTCGCCTTTCTGCTGCTACACAGGATTTACCCAGGTCTGTGGTCTGCAATGTTCATGGAGTAAATCCGAAGTTTctgaaaattggagaaaaaatgGCTGCAGAAAGACAAAGCGGTCAGCAAGTTTTCTCTAAAGGTGCATACTTCTTAGGGAAAATGGTTTGGGCGAAGGGTTACAGGGAGTTAATAGACCTGTTAGCGAAGCACAAAAGTGACCTTGATGGTTTTAATATGGATGTTTTTGGCAACGGGGAAGATGCTCATGAAGTGCAGACAACAGCTAGGACGTTAAATTTGAATGTCAACTTCATGAAAGGCAGAGACCACGCGGATGATTCTCTTCATAG TTATAAAGTCTTCATAAATCCTAGTATCAGTGATGTACTCTGTACAGCTACAGCTGAGGCACTCGCTATGGGCAAATTTGTAGTTTGTGCAGATCATCCGTCTAATGAGTTCTTTCGAGCATTTCCTAACTGCTTGACTTATAAGACATCTGAAGACTTTGTAGCAAAGGTTAAAGAGGCAATGACCGGTGAGCCTCAGCCTCTCACTCCCGAGGAACAATACAAGCTTTCATGGGAAGCTGCAACACAGAGATTCATGGAATATTCTGATCTCGATAAGGTTTTGACTAGTGAAAAAGGCGGGGACAGGAGAAAAAGCTGGAAGGGCATAGGAAAATCAGTTTCCATGCCAAATCTTGGAGGGATGGTTGATGGCAGTCTGGCATTTGCACAATATTGTCTCACGGGGAACGAGTTCGTGAGGATGTGTTCTGGTGCAATACCAGGAACACGGGATTATGACAAGCAGCATTGTGAAGATCTTCATCTCTTACCTCCCCAGGTAGAAAGCCCAATTTATGGCTGGTAG
- the LOC129885150 gene encoding aluminum-activated malate transporter 8-like has translation MDIDSTIQDSVFTMLWNQLKGLSRKLMDKISNIANNTINIGKDDPRKFWHAAKVGLSLTLVILFYYSWPLYHSFEQSAIMAVLTVMVSFEYTAGATISKCLNIAFATALGVTLGIGAKYIAEFCGKEGEPTILGILVFILGALGTFTRFYPHMQRRYDYGCMFSVATFSLVTVSGDKYLELVKQRISTIMVSVATVMVISLVICPVWAGKDLHKLIIANLEKLASFLDGFETEYFQAIGEGSKDKDNGFLEAFKSVLGSKATEESLANFAWWEPANGPFRFNNPGKEYLKIGNLGRDCACHLHVLSGHLKSKSQVPTEFHRRTEEACKRIIAGSSNALKDLAFSIKTRTQPPSSGLYNVAFAIDDLREALLITKKTFLEEDTIDVISATSVGSILIDVTRCIDEISKAVGELSVKARFQKEEKKKDDSTSEKPLTPRLQLLHRGIVNAKVKEEENPIGAIKGEHVVCEIHTIEEEIKEEDVVIGIDNRSQHGFRI, from the exons ATGGATATTGATTCCACAATCCAAGATAGTGTCTTCACCATGTTGTGGAACCAACTCAAGGGGTTATCAAGAAAGTTGATGGACAAAATTAGTAATATTGCTAACAACACAATAAATATTGGGAAAGATGATCCAAGGAAATTTTGGCATGCAGCCAAAGTGGGATTATCTCTCACTTTGGTGATATTGTTTTACTATTCATGGCCACTCTATCATAGCTTTGAACAATCAGCAATCATGGCTGTCCTCACAGTAATGGTTTCTTTTGAGTACACTGCTG GTGCAACAATATCAAAGTGCTTAAACATAGCATTTGCTACAGCACTAGGTGTCACATTAGGGATTGGAGCTAAATATATAGCTGAGTTTTGTGGAAAAGAAGGGGAGCCTACAATTCTTGGGATTTTGGTCTTCATTCTAG GTGCTCTAGGTACATTTACCAGATTTTATCCACATATGCAAAGGAGGTATGACTATGGATGTATGTTCTCTGTGGCAACATTTAGTTTGGTGACAGTGTCAGGTGACAAGTACTTGGAGTTGGTTAAGCAAAGGATATCAACAATTATGGTTAGTGTTGCCACAGTCATGGTCATCTCCTTGGTCATTTGTCCAGTGTGGGCTGGAAAAGATCTTCATAAGCTTATTATTGCCAATCTTGAAAAGCTAGCAAGCTTCTTAGATG GTTTTGAAACTGAGTATTTTCAAGCAATTGGTGAGGGCTCCAAAGATAAGGACAACGGTTTTCTTGAAGCCTTTAAaagtgttcttggttctaaggcCACTGAGGAATCTTTG GCAAACTTTGCATGGTGGGAGCCAGCAAATGGACCATTTAGGTTTAATAATCCAGGGAAAGAGTACTTGAAGATTGGTAACCTTGGTAGAGATTGTGCTTGCCATCTTCATGTTCTTAGTGGTCACTTAAAATCCAAATCTCAG GTACCAACCGAGTTCCATAGAAGAACAGAAGAAGCTTGCAAAAGAATTATCGCAGGATCTAGCAATGCCTTAAAAGACCTTGCTTTCTCCATCAAAACCAGAACCCAACCCCCTTCCTCCGGCCTGTATAACGTGGCATTCGCCATTGATGACCTCAGAGAGGCTCtcttaattaccaaaaaaaccttcttagaagaaGACACCATTGACGTAATCTCGGCTACGTCGGTGGGGTCAATACTCATCGACGTCACCAGATGCATCGATGAAATCTCCAAGGCGGTAGGAGAGCTTTCGGTCAAAGCACGTTtccaaaaagaggaaaaaaagaaggACGATTCTACATCAGAGAAACCATTAACGCCTCGATTACAACTCCTGCACCGTGGAATTGTGAATGCCAAGGTGAAGGAGGAGGAAAATCCTATTGGTGCAATAAAAGGAGAACATGTTGTTTGTGAGATACATACAATAGAAGAGGAGATAAAAGAAGAGGATGTTGTGATTGGAATTGATAATAGAAGCCAACATGGATTTAGGATATaa